The following DNA comes from Candidatus Obscuribacterales bacterium.
CTTGATGACCTACTGGAACGGGTAGAGCAGCGCTGTGTACAACTCCTGAACCTTACCGACTTTATCTCAGGCTTGACCCAGTTCCATTGGTGGAAGGCGTTTCAATGCTAAGTGTGGCTGATTAAGCGGACTTGATATTAGTGATCAGTCGCGGGCTGCTTCAAGCTCTTGATGAACCTCATTTACAGGCCGTGTTAGCCCACGAGGCTGGGCATCGGCACTATCGAGATACGTTCTGGACTTTCTGGCTGGGTTGTTTACGACGGCTTACAGCTTGGCTGCCTGAGAGCGATCGCCTGTGGCACGATCTATTGCTATTACGAGAAATCCGTGCTGACCGCTGGGCAACTCAGTCTGTTGATCCCATTGTGTTAGCTGAAGCCCTCATCCAAGTTGCCCAAGCTCCACAGTCGTTGTTCTCAAACGTCGCCGCCGAATTTAGTCTTACCCTCATGGGCGATCGCATCACCACTCGTATCCAGGCCCTACTGACTCCTGCCCCGCTGCAAGCAACGCACCATCCCGCCCAATGGCTCTGGTTTTTGGTGGCTTTATTCCCGTTGCTGATCGTACCGTTTCATGATTGAACCTTGAGCCCTATGCTGTCGCCACACGTCGC
Coding sequences within:
- a CDS encoding M56 family metallopeptidase — translated: MISRGLLQALDEPHLQAVLAHEAGHRHYRDTFWTFWLGCLRRLTAWLPESDRLWHDLLLLREIRADRWATQSVDPIVLAEALIQVAQAPQSLFSNVAAEFSLTLMGDRITTRIQALLTPAPLQATHHPAQWLWFLVALFPLLIVPFHD